ACCTGCAAAAAGACGATCCCAAGTCCCTGGCCCAGCTGGAGAAGATCCGCAAGGCCCTGGAAAAGCACTACAAGGACATGATGGACGTCGAGTTCACCATCCAGCAGGGCAAGCTTTACATGCTGCAGTGCCGGGTCGGCAAGCGGACCGCCTTCGCCGCCATCAAGATCGCCGTCGACATGGTCGACGAGAAGCTGATCGGCGAGGCGGAAGCCCTGAGCCGCATCGAACCCGACCAGCTCAACCAGCTCCTGCGTCCGATCTTCGACCCGGCCGAGAAGGCTGCTGCGATCAAGGCCGGCCGCCTGATGGCCAAGGGCCTCAACGCCGGCCCCGGCGCCGCCACCGGTCGCCTGGTCTTTAACGCCGTCGATGCCGACACCTGGGCCAAGCGGGGCGAGAAAGTCATCTTGACCCGGATCGAGACCTCGCCCGAAGACATTAAGGGCATGAGTGCGGCCGAGGGCATTTTAACCGCCCGCGGCGGCATGACTTCGCACGCCGCCCTGGTGGCCCGGCAGATGGGCCGAGTTTGCGTCGCCGGCTGCGGCGAGCTCGACATCGATTACGCCAAGCACACTCTGGCCGTCAAGGGGCGGACGCTTAAGGAAGGCGACTGGATTTCGATCGACGGTACGACCGGCCAGGTTCTCGAAGGCAAGGTCAACACCAAGCCCTCCGAGGTCCTCCAGGTCCTGATCGAGAAGACGCTAGCCCCGGCTCAGGCGCCCGTCTACCAGACGTTCGCCAAGGTCATGAAGTGGGCCGATAAATACCGGACCCTGAAGATCCGGACCAACGCCGACCAGCCCGACCAGTCGGCCAATGCCGTGGCCTTCGGGGCCGAGGGCATCGGCCTCTGTCGGACGGAGCATATGTTCTTCGGCGAGGGCAAGATCGGCCCGATGCGGGAGATGATCCTGGCCGACACGCTGGACCAGCGCAAGGCCGCTCTGGCCAAGCTCCTGCCGCTCCAGCGCAAGGACTTCGCCGGCATCTTCGAGGTCATGGCCGGCCGGCCGGTGACGATCCGGACGATCGATCCGCCGCTGCACGAATTCCTGCCCCACACGGACACGGACCAGCAGGCCTTGGCCGCCCAGATGGGCATCTCGGCCGAGAAGGTCAAGGCCCGGGTCGAGTCCCTGCACGAATTCAACCCGATGCTGGGCTTCCGCGGCTGCCGCCTGGGCATCATCTATCCCGAGATCACCGAGATGCAGGCCCGGGCCATCTTCGAGGCCGCGGCCGACACCAAGAAGAAGGGCATCGAGGTCGAGCCCGAGGTCATGATCCCGCTGGTCGGCAACGTCAAGGAGCTGGCCAATCAGGAGAAGATCGTCCGGGCGACGGCCGAGTCCGTGATGAAGGAAAAGGGCGTCAAGTTCAAATATCTGGTCGGGACGATGATCGAGATCCCGCGCGGCGCGCTGACGGCCGACGAGATCGCCACGGTGGCCGAGTTCTTCAGCTTCGGCACCAACGACCTGACCCAGACGACCCTGGGTGTGAGCCGCGACGACGCGGCCCGCTTCCTGACCCCGTACGTCGAGATGGAGATCTATCCCAAGGACCCGTTTGAAGTCCTCGACCGCGACGGCGTAGGCCAGCTGATGAAGATGGCCGTAGCCAAGGGCCGCCAGACCCGGCCCGGGATCAAGCTGGGCATCTGCGGCGAGCACGGCGGCGAGCCTTCCAGCGTCGAGTTCTGCCACATGATCGGGCTGAACTACGTCAGCTGTTCCCCCTTCCGGGTGCCCATCGCCCGGCTGGCGGCGGCCCGGGCGGCCCTGGCGTACCCTCCGGCAGCCAAGAAGGCCGCCCCGGCCAAAAAGAAGGCTACGCCCAAGGCCAAGAAGCCCGCCCGCAAGCGCTGACCGGGTTTTTCTAGAGTAAGTCCATAGGCCGTCCGGCGAAAAGCCGGGCGGCCTTTTTTATGCGCGGGCTCTCGGCTTCAGCCCCGGCCGGGAGGGAGAATTTCGAGCCAGTACCCGTCGGGATCTTCTATGAAATATATCCCCATAGCCTGGTTTTCGAAGCAGACGGCGCCTATCTCTTTGTGCCGTTTGTAGGCCGCGTCGAAGTCGTCGACCCGGAAAGCGAGATGGAACTCGTTGTCGCCCAGGTTGTAGGGCTCTTTCCGGTCCCGCGTCCAGGTCAGCTCGAGCTTGTGCTCCGTGACGCCGTCGCCCAGGAAGACGAGGATGAAGCTCCCGTCGGCCGGGGCGATGCGCCGGACCTCCTCCAGGCCGAGCGCCATATTGTAGAAAGCCAGGCTGCGTTCCAGGTCCAGGATATTGAGGTTGTTGTGGGCGAAAGTGAATCTCATGGCGCCATTATATACGCCGGGCGGGCGTTCGGTTACAATCCCCCTATGCCATCCGATACCCAAGTCATCTTCTCCATGTCGCGCGTCGGGCGCATCCATCCCCCGAACCGGCAGGTCCTCAAGGATATCTCTCTGGGCTTCTATTACGGCGCCAAGATCGGCGTGCTCGGCCTGAACGGGTCGGGCAAATCGACGCTCTTGCGCATCATCGCCGGGAAGGACCAGGACTACGTCGGCGAGATCGCCATGAGCAAGGGCTACACGGTCGGCCTGCTGGAGCAGGATCCCCAGCTCGATCCCGACAAGACCGTCCTCGAGATCGTGCGCGAGGGGGTGCAGCCGATCGTCGACCTTCTGGCCCGCTACGACGCGGTCAACGAGAAGTTCGGCGACCCCGATATCGACATGGACGCCGTGCTGGCCGAGCAGGCCCGCCTGCTGGAAGAGATCGAGAAGCACGACGCCTGGAACCTCGACAACCATCTCGAGATCGCCATGGAGGCGCTCCGCTGCCCGCCGCCCGAGACGCCCGTCAAGATCCTCTCCGGCGGCGAGCGGCGCCGGGTGGCCCTGACCCGCCTCCTGCTCATGGAGCCCGACATCCTCCTGCTCGACGAGCCGACCAACCACCTGGACGCCGAATCGGTGGCTTGGCTGGAGCACCATCTACAGGCCTACAAGGGGACGGTCATTGCCGTGACCCACGACCGCTATTTCCTGGACAATGTCGCCGGCTGGATCCTGGAGCTTGACCGCGGCGAGGGCATCCCCTGGAAAGGCAATTACTCCTCCTGGCTGGAGCAGAAGCGCGATCGGCTGGCGATCGAGGAGCGGACCGAATCGCGCCGCCAACGGACCCTGGCCCGTGAGCTGGAGTGGGTCCGCCTGTCGCCCAAGGCCCGCCAGGCCAAGGGCAAGGCCCGCGTCACGGCCTATGAAAAGCTTTTAAGCCAGGACTTCGAGCGATATCGCGACGAACAGGAGCTGCCTATCCCGCCCGGCCCCAGGCTCGGCGACCTGGTCATCGAGATCGAAGGCGTGTCCAAGGCCTACGGCGACCGGGTGCTCATAGACGACCTGACGGTCAGCCTGCCGCCGGGCTCGATCGTCGGCATCATCGGGCCCAACGGGGCCGGCAAGACGACCCTGCTGCGGATGATCACCGGATCGGAGGCGCCCGATGCCGGCCGGATCCGGATCGGGGAAACGGTCAAGCTGGCTTACGCCGATCAATCACGAACCCTCGATCCCGGCAAGACGGTCTTCGAGGAGATCTCGGGCGGCGTCGAGCTGATCACGGTCGGCGGGCGGACCATGAACACCCGGGCCTATTGCGCCTCGTTCGGATTCGGCGGCACCGACCAGCAGAAGAAGGGCGCCATGCTGTCGGGCGGCGAGAGAAATCGAGTCCACC
The genomic region above belongs to Candidatus Aminicenantes bacterium and contains:
- the ppdK gene encoding pyruvate, phosphate dikinase, with product MLRKYVYFFGAGAAEGNMKMKNLLGGKGANLAEMAGIGLPVPPGFTVSTEVCDLFYKSRKRIPNEVRLEVEKNLKRLEKAVGQTFGDDKNPLLVSVRSGARASMPGMMDTILNLGLNEKTVAALIAKTGNPRFAYDCYRRFVQMYGDVVLGLKPQHKDEIDPFEEIIEARKNAKKIKLDTELTADDLKDLVAAFKMAIKAKTGHDFPEDPRQQLWGAIGAVFSSWMNDRAIAYRKLYDIPESWGTAVNIQLMVFGNMGRDSGTGVAFTRDAATGENIFYGEYLMDAQGEDVVAGTRTPLPIADLQKDDPKSLAQLEKIRKALEKHYKDMMDVEFTIQQGKLYMLQCRVGKRTAFAAIKIAVDMVDEKLIGEAEALSRIEPDQLNQLLRPIFDPAEKAAAIKAGRLMAKGLNAGPGAATGRLVFNAVDADTWAKRGEKVILTRIETSPEDIKGMSAAEGILTARGGMTSHAALVARQMGRVCVAGCGELDIDYAKHTLAVKGRTLKEGDWISIDGTTGQVLEGKVNTKPSEVLQVLIEKTLAPAQAPVYQTFAKVMKWADKYRTLKIRTNADQPDQSANAVAFGAEGIGLCRTEHMFFGEGKIGPMREMILADTLDQRKAALAKLLPLQRKDFAGIFEVMAGRPVTIRTIDPPLHEFLPHTDTDQQALAAQMGISAEKVKARVESLHEFNPMLGFRGCRLGIIYPEITEMQARAIFEAAADTKKKGIEVEPEVMIPLVGNVKELANQEKIVRATAESVMKEKGVKFKYLVGTMIEIPRGALTADEIATVAEFFSFGTNDLTQTTLGVSRDDAARFLTPYVEMEIYPKDPFEVLDRDGVGQLMKMAVAKGRQTRPGIKLGICGEHGGEPSSVEFCHMIGLNYVSCSPFRVPIARLAAARAALAYPPAAKKAAPAKKKATPKAKKPARKR
- a CDS encoding VOC family protein yields the protein MRFTFAHNNLNILDLERSLAFYNMALGLEEVRRIAPADGSFILVFLGDGVTEHKLELTWTRDRKEPYNLGDNEFHLAFRVDDFDAAYKRHKEIGAVCFENQAMGIYFIEDPDGYWLEILPPGRG
- the ettA gene encoding energy-dependent translational throttle protein EttA — encoded protein: MPSDTQVIFSMSRVGRIHPPNRQVLKDISLGFYYGAKIGVLGLNGSGKSTLLRIIAGKDQDYVGEIAMSKGYTVGLLEQDPQLDPDKTVLEIVREGVQPIVDLLARYDAVNEKFGDPDIDMDAVLAEQARLLEEIEKHDAWNLDNHLEIAMEALRCPPPETPVKILSGGERRRVALTRLLLMEPDILLLDEPTNHLDAESVAWLEHHLQAYKGTVIAVTHDRYFLDNVAGWILELDRGEGIPWKGNYSSWLEQKRDRLAIEERTESRRQRTLARELEWVRLSPKARQAKGKARVTAYEKLLSQDFERYRDEQELPIPPGPRLGDLVIEIEGVSKAYGDRVLIDDLTVSLPPGSIVGIIGPNGAGKTTLLRMITGSEAPDAGRIRIGETVKLAYADQSRTLDPGKTVFEEISGGVELITVGGRTMNTRAYCASFGFGGTDQQKKGAMLSGGERNRVHLAKALSEGGNVLLLDEPTNDLDVNTLRALEDALAGFAGCAVVVSHDRWFLDRVATHILAFEEDGGIRYVFGNYSEYREDLRKRKGTAADQPHRLKYKSL